The DNA window cgagaggttcactttattttgtttacattgccaatgaattttgtaccgcaactcaccacttcatttgccgcgttgccaagaACTCAAGAAATAATATACAtaccagtgctgcccaaacacactttttgagtctcaccattcttgcaaaggtgaaaaaaatattcaacattcttgcatttttcaaactttaaaaaatcgttaaaaaatcacgatagctctaaaaagtctgattttaacggaaatattcttaaaaatgtgtaatctttcgattaaaaataagaaaaaaggggtttaggtcggacgagaaaggtctattgacgGACTTCATATAAACAGGACCAAAGAAGAGACGCGTTACGGGTAAaccatttttatttcttttaatatttaggaaTAACACACTAACTTATTTGTTCTTTCTTTTAAGAGAATATATTTAGTGATGAATCAAGttgtattttttaaattcaaataaaatattttattgaactgAAAACTCTTTTATGTTATGTACATACAAATGTTCTCCCCAtttgaaaataaacatttttgcaCATGTCTTTTATAAGGAATAATATGATTTTTAAGTTGAATCAAACTTAAATTGTATATGGATTACATTTAAAACCCATTTGTAATTAATTAGAATACTCCATGCATATGAAACCTAAGTGTGGCTGCTATTGATATTAACGTTTCTTCAAAGAAGTGCGTTATCAATTGTTTGACACATAAAGTTTAAGTGTTAAGTCAgttgcggcaaaattaagtgtaaAACACTTAAGTTCAATGTGCGGATTATTTACAgtgtttatatatatatatatatatatatatatatatatatatatatatatatatatatatatatatatatatatatatatatatatatatatatatatatatatatatatatatatatatatatatatatatatatatatatatatatatatatatatatatatatatatatatatatatatatatatatatatatatatatatatatatatatataaggtTATGTGTTTCGGCTATGCAGTCTGCGgtttacaaaaacactattttgtctttatccgacgtttcggtccgtttgggacctttttcaaggattctaGAAAGGAAGTTTATTATGCTGTTGTTACAttgttttttaatgttttttaccGATAATGTGTGTTCTGTGGTCCGATGTCTTGTTTTGCACCAAGCAATTGTCATTTGTCTATCCAACTGTTGAAATCAAAACTACCCGtttagaaaatcattttttcacaGAACACTTCTTTCCGTGTACTTACATTTCGCCGTTTCGATCCACATCGATTTTCAGATCGAAACGCTTATTCTTCTACCTCGGAATTCGGGCTGAACAGATTTCAACCAGCTGACAGAGTACATACATATTCGTGATCTAACGCTAGATGTCGACCGCCAGAGGGCACGGAAGTtcaatgatgatgtttttattttcatctgtcaaaacgcattggaaagtaaattctgaattttttaaattcaattaatattataattaaacgttatttcttctaatgaaaagtaatattggtgaagaaaatatgtttcctacctctgaaaaatatccagatggtaaatttcttgttactTCAATCACATTTGTTCTTCCGGTTTcaatttatactaaaatgaaattcagagattgaaattttgatagaaaacaCGAAGGTCGGCaaaaatcactggattaaagaGTGTAATTGTTGGTAGTCGAGGTTATCCACTGATAAGTCCAATTTCtagataaacattttccatatctaaaactactaacctaacctcaacaatacaaaaataattccggatctcaataattcgtaataaaatattgagttcaactgaattttttggtgtcaaacgaaagaacgagtgttttcttatcacctgtaatcaagctttttgtgaaactatgtgATACCATCCTATAccatcaatgcaagaaaatgttttcatcatcATTTGACTAGTACCGAAAATGAAATCCAGTTGGCGCATCGAGCGAaaaagtttcacgtttgagagccaataTGCAATTTGTTTTAGCTTTCTGAGTTCCTGTCGATAGTCGTTGCTGACTGTGCATTtacatttgatttgttttgatTCTCTCTTTTCGTCTTGCTCTCGTTGATCGTATGAAGAATCCTAGCATAAACTACATGCAGATTGTCTGTGTCTGTACGCTTGTTTACTGTGTGTTCCTAATGTGGCCAACTTTCTAAGATTGGCAGATTATTAGTTTTGAATGAACGGTCGATAATTTTTGGGTTGTCTAGCCGGAAGGTGTGTCCCGTTTCTGCTGCGTGATCTACCAGTGCTGTTTTCTCTCTTACGCATGCTATCGCTGTATCTTCGTTGGTGTACCCCGCATCCCGAAGCGTTGTTAGTTTTTTCATGTTGGACCGATGCCCACTGATGCGGTTTTTTAACTTTGTGCTTTGTTCGAACTCATGGAAGAACGCAGTCCGTACCTACGAAAATTAGAAAACTGTGTCACAAGGTTCAAGAGGACTATCCTGAACCTGGAAATCAAACAGACGTACTACAAGCTTAAAGTCTATCAGTCTACATGTAAGGAACTACGGACTACAATTGAAGCACTGATACCAATCCCTATATATCAAGCTTTCTTCGACAGCCAATATAGCTTCCATCAGCATAGTGTCGAGAAAGGCAGAAGTTCGATAAAAAAGAAATACCAAGCACTATTAAACAAATCgactgaggggggggggggggaacatTCTCAACCGACGGTAAACAGCAAAGCTCTGTTCAATGCTACAGAGGTAATCATTCCCAGAGAGACAGAAATGCTACTTAGCTTAGGCCCGAAGTTTGCTCTCCCATACGTCAACTTCGCCGAAATACCGTTTTACCACATTATTGCAGATGTCGAAAACATAATTAAAACACACAGCGACACCGACGTACAAGAAAGAACACGATGCGCGATTGCAAACAAcatgcaaaatttcttgtacaaTTCACATGCGGGAAAGAATCCACCACACCCACAAGCTAAACTATACAAAATAGCTGAAAAACAAACCAGgatgttcacaaaacaaaacccAGAGCTACTGGATTTACAGTCCGACAAGGGAAACAAGACCGTGATCATGAAGAAGGATGAATACATGACAAAAATGAAGATGCTGGTTGAAAATGATCAAACCTACGAGAACATTAAAAAAGACCCCACCTCAAGTTTTCAGGCAAAAAACAACCTTATTATCAAAAGGCTTGAAAACCTCGGTGTCCTCGATAGAATCACCGCATCCAAAATGCAGACATACAAAGCGGTATGTCCAAAGATATATGGCCAACCCAAAGCCCACAAACCAGGATTGCCGTTACGACCTGTGGTACCGTGCATGACATCACCTGCTTACGACTTGTCGAAATACGTGGCAAGAATTCTTCAAGCGTCAGCAGTCAGCAAGTACAATATACGAAACTCTTTTGAGTTTTGCGAGTACATTAACAGCATAAAACTACCCGACGGACATGTACTTGTATCATTCGACGTAGTTTCCCTCTTTACGTCCATTCCAAAAGAATTGGTTCGGAAAAGTGTCTTCAAACATTGGAACAAAATTGAAGCAAACACACAAATATGCCTAGATCTATTTTGGGAAGTAACAGAGTTCTGTATCGACTGCAGTTACTTTTCTTTTCAAGGAGAGTATTACAAACAAAACTTCGGCACAGCCATGGGAAACCCATTATCGCCCATTGTCGCCGATATGGTTCTCAAAGACCTTCTTGACGAAGCAATCAAAGCAGTAAACATTCCAATACCGATTTTGAAAAAGTACGTTGATGACTTATTCCTGGCACTACCACCAAACGAAATCGATACCGTAAAAGCTGCCTTCAACGACGTAAACCAGTACCTCCAGTTCACCACAGAAGTAAAAGAAAACAACCGCCTTCCCTTCTTAGACATGCTGGTAGTTCGAAATGAGGATCAAACAGTCAAAACAGAATGGCACATAAAACCGATCGCATCAGGAAGGTTTTTGAACTACCATTCCTGTCATCCTATGCACCAAAAGATGAATGTGGCTTCCAACTTTGCACACAGAGCAAAAAATCTCTCGACGAATTGGGAAAAATGCACAATCAACACAGTTATTCACCATCATCTCACGCAGAACGATTACCCGAAAACACTCATAAACAGAATCATAAACCGCACATGCAAGACACTGAACAGCAATACAGCTATGGAGGTGAGCAGTCAAACGGATGAAACTAAAATTTACTGCTCACTCACCAATGTGGATGGACTAACACAGCGAATAACCAAAACATTGCGACAAGAATATCCACAAGTTAAAATAACTGCTAAAACCTAAAAACTGTCGGTTCATTGCTATCATCGGCCAAAGACAAAACAGCAAAGGAGGACCACAGCAACATGATTTACCAGATAAACTGTTCTGATTGTATGTGCTCATACATAGGCATGACTAgcagtgatgtccctatcctctgtgcagtaaagagaaattgaaattactccccacgctctggcaagcaaaacgagagcgcttctctttcgttcatatacaccaccgtatttgatatgtgtaagcgcacgttgatggcagaggtaaattttcatacacccaacactggaacgagctagagtgtggagaagagctcttgaaattctctgtggcgcgctcagataaattcgccaccgcgcgcgccccagagtcgctgtggtgtattcactggcgtggtttcactggcgtgtattcactggcgtgtgatctttggtttgttttcgtcttacaagcggcattgCGGGTGAGTGATTTAATTTGCACAGGTtattgcgttgtgttgtgtggatggcggtggcttatttcaagcttatatattttctactgaagatttcatagttgcttggtaaagcttgcgagtttatagagtgttgttacactaccgtgggaaacctgaagtattcgagcctaggggcaaacaaggaaaacgttttacgtatcaatgtatcggctggtataaacaaagttttataatgatctgtagtatcagattaatcgtataacagatgtaagacgggatttgtacatccacattaggtacggcctattttttgttcgactgaataactcaatggtaagttaacttattttgattgcgaatttggcgacgccaaaaagtaaagtgatccattacaagtaatgtcctggtattacacacgttttcgattattatcatacgcaggcattgtaattctctctcactcacgcgagaaaaggcttatccgatgtccaacttttccgagataaagtccacataaaacaagataacgttcacgagaattcacattgttacttgttttttacatttcttataaaagaaatgtatagaattcgctcaaactttcaagattttttccgaggcccggagggccgagtcttataaaccaatcgactcagctcgacgatttgagacaatgtctctctgtgtgtgtgtgtgtgtgtgtgtgtgtgtgtgtgtgtgtgtgtgtgtgtgtgtgtgtgtgtgtgtgtgtgtgtgtgtgtgtgtgtgtgtgtgtgtgtgtgtgtaacggacaaattctcattcgagtttctcagcaatggctgaaccgatcttatccaaaccaattttaaatgaaagaactaaaaaacagtatgaacgctattaattgtttgattctgatgtttagcttccaagatatgaatgtttgaatgcgtaaaaatggcgttttttgcagttttttttaattatctgccgaaattgacaatatagattaacactttatatgttttttgacagctttaacgaatacctttagaaaaagctatagattgttgaaatcgaactattatcaaaagagatatttaacattaaatgccgacgaaagatttttatcatttcccattgccagaaatatgaccaaaaacatgtaatctattattaacgccaaaacggctattttaggtcaatagtatcttcggagaatttaatgaaggcaatatgccctttcttttggtattgtgcttttgctgattaatccccctatgagtgagatattttcacaaattttcttggaagtgattatatcgaaatgatgtcttcagcaaatttgtagctcttacttttgcgaataactttactgaagacttcaaatatctattttgaatactttgaaagttatggcttgttgtttgtggattactctttgtcgcctatttattgttcaatatagtaataatccattgaactaagccaaacattatttcaataaaaccaattttgtatttcatttttctatctacaaccgctagaaataatcaccgaacacttccaagttgtctggaaggaacttgataacttatcagtgcaaaaatgttcatttgtacgaaccttctgactgcaatttttctaacttataaccatcggatcgatctgaaaaatatcggaaaataaaaagcgaaataaatagctagaagcaacggcatagccaagagaaagttttggggtttaccaccatacaaccccccccccccccaccacacccaacaaaaaaaattggattgaagttgaaaatgtattgatgctgactgatttaattcaatattacaataacaattatctgatccgtagattgataacctgttgttgtaaacatcatgaggacttttgataaattgtcggaatggggtcctgatatgtaactgatctattggtcttgatttcacagttgtctaatagcatcaatatcaaattcctgcctgaaaacattccaatagaaaattccagagttctgtaatcaatcataatcctcagattaattttcaaattgagctcgtttttgtagagatgtactataataagggtctttatttaataggaagcgaagttaaaattgatttaatgaaacatagtactgctcaccaaaaaaatgcataactttcaacattttctaaaaatgtttttgcctttctcattcactctaaaattcatcaatctaatcccgtcccggagggccgagtgtcatatgccaatcgactgagttcgtcgagatcggaaaatgtctcccattcccatataaactgaaatgaaaaattttcaaatcaaatttgtatttttgattccaaaagcctttaaaattcatgaaacattgagaagtTTGGCAAAAatggacttttttggactttagtacagttttgcctttctcatatagaacatttatgcaattactctaaaaatcgtcaatcataccagcccggagggagtatgcagtgaggggttgctactttaaaattaaaactagtttaaaatttcttaacaagttgaaaattttcggcaggacctggacctcccggatctttctccatgatccgccgctggtttcaagcgatgtttcagtatcacatagtatctcaagatcgtggctgtcgatccattgtatgtatgtgcaaatcgtactgaacatgtaatattcatttccaccattgtattgaacataaccagccatggaatcgtagtctggacaaatgagacaagtaCAATTGCACCTAGGGATGTCCGATTAGTTCTCGATTAATCGAACTAATCGATTATTATGGAAACTAATCGATTAATTATTAATCGATTAACGCATTTAAAGATTATCGGATAATCGATTAGTTAGCGTCGATTATTGGTCGATTACTTTTTTTAATGCgtgtaaaatatcaatattgtgCTGCCAATTATAACTTTTAATTTCACTTCTAGggggttttgaaaaaaaacttactAAACCAAACTTACGGATTTATAATGACGTTTTACATTCACGATCATatctttgaataatttgaacaaATCCGTTGGAAAGATTAGAGCAATCGCGGGATTACGAATTGAACGTTGGCATTCGCGCCGGATTCGCTCTATAATTACTCTTAGGTTGTCTTGAGTTCAAGCAAGGAAAGGCTTAAAACAGTATCGCCAGCAAACGGTCTGAGGAGAAGGAGAGGTTTAGATACACTATATGCGTTTTCCAGCAGACGCTATATCTATGAGCAGTTCTATGAATTCTGGTAAACTTGGTAGaagcagtaccgtctttacgcgtGGGCACACTGGGTCAAGGCCAGGGACCCCGGGATTTGGGGGGCCCACACCTAGCATGAATATAAAATCATTCTAAAgactttatttaaaaaaacgtctcacttaaatcagtttcaatttatttttaatgaaaatgcaACGTTTGGAACAACACGTATACAAAGATTGAAAGTAACCGGACCTTAGCCAACCAACAAAAAACCTTGCTTGGCAAGCGAACTGCGGATGTGGCAAACCATCCATTGAGGTCTT is part of the Topomyia yanbarensis strain Yona2022 chromosome 1, ASM3024719v1, whole genome shotgun sequence genome and encodes:
- the LOC131696362 gene encoding uncharacterized protein LOC131696362, with product MGNPLSPIVADMVLKDLLDEAIKAVNIPIPILKKYVDDLFLALPPNEIDTVKAAFNDVNQYLQFTTEVKENNRLPFLDMLVVRNEDQTVKTEWHIKPIASGRFLNYHSCHPMHQKMNVASNFAHRAKNLSTNWEKCTINTVIHHHLTQNDYPKTLINRIINRTCKTLNSNTAMEVSSQTDETKIYCSLTNVDGLTQRITKTLRQEYPQVKITAKT